A part of Periophthalmus magnuspinnatus isolate fPerMag1 chromosome 19, fPerMag1.2.pri, whole genome shotgun sequence genomic DNA contains:
- the lhpp gene encoding phospholysine phosphohistidine inorganic pyrophosphate phosphatase, giving the protein MAAAGWPVCAQSLKGVILDMCGVLYDSGDGDGVAIPGSIEAVQRLKRSDLQLRFCTNETQASRDRFVAKLQRLGFDISVKEVFSPAPAAVSVLKERGLRPHLLVYDGLLPEFEGLDQTNPNCVVIGDAAEKFSYENLNDAFRVLIGLDKPLLFSLGQGRYYKETDGLKLDVGVYMKALEYACDVKAQVIGKPSPTFFQSVLNDMGIQPHEALMIGDDLVNDVGGAQSCGMMGVQVRTGKYRASDERHSSVRADGTEDNLSRAVDLLLHHRGQ; this is encoded by the exons ATGGCGGCTGCAGGATGGCCAGTTTGCGCACAGAGTTTAAAAGGCGTCATTTTGGACATGTGCGGGGTTTTGTACGACAGCGGAGACGGGGACGGAGTGGCCATCCCCGGGTCCATAGAAGCGGTGCAAAG gtTGAAACGGTCTGATCTGCAGCTTCGTTTCTGCACCAATGAGACCCAGGCGTCCAGAGACAGATTTGTGGCTAAACTCCAGAGACTCGGGTTCGACATCTCTGTGAAGGAAGTGTTCTCCCCCGCACCGGCCGCCGTGTCTGTGCTGAAGGAGCGAGGACTGCGGCCTCACCTGCTGGTCTACGACG GTCTTTTACCGGAGTTTGAGGGGCTGGACCAGACGAACCCAAACTGTGTCGTGATCGGAGACGCGGCGGAGAAATTCTCGTACGAAAACCTGAATGATGCGTTCAGGGTCCTGATCGGGCTGGACAAACCGCTGCTCTTCTCTCTGGGGCAGGG gAGATATTACAAAGAGACCGACGGCCTTAAACTCGATGTGGGCGTTTATATGAAAGCACTGGAG TACGCCTGCGATGTGAAAGCTCAAGTCATCGGAAAACCCTCTCCCACGTTCTTCCAAAGCGTACTCAACGATATGGGAATACAGCCACATGAG GCGTTGATGATCGGGGACGACCTGGTGAACGACGTtggaggagctcagagctgTGGCATGATGGGAGTCCAGGTCCGAACTGGAAAATACAG AGCCAGTGATGAGAGACACTCGTCTGTCAGAGCCGACGGGACGGAGGACAATCTGAGCCGAGCTGTGGACCTGCTCCTCCACCACAGGGGGCAGTAA